In Streptomyces capitiformicae, one genomic interval encodes:
- a CDS encoding vWA domain-containing protein, producing MPYTAEISRTNPGCFIFLVDQSASMSDPMTSGEVSRQRAEVVSDAINRLLTELSVKCAKEEGVRDYFHVAVIGYGHNHVGSAFQGALAGRDLVPLSEVANNPARVESRTKKVPDGAGGLVETAVQFPVWMDPVTNGGTPMTRALGYADSLVANWVEAHPGGFPPIVLNLTDGESTDGDPTSAAIGLASHATADGAVLLFNLHVSGSGGTPVTFPDSEEGLPDTYARLLFQMSSVLPSHMRSYAASQGHRVSETTRGFVYNADIVNIVEFLDIGTRATELR from the coding sequence TTGCCGTACACCGCAGAGATCAGCCGTACCAACCCCGGGTGCTTCATCTTCCTCGTGGATCAGTCCGCCTCGATGAGCGATCCCATGACCAGCGGTGAGGTGTCGCGACAGCGCGCCGAGGTCGTCTCGGACGCCATCAACCGGCTGCTGACCGAGCTGTCGGTCAAGTGCGCCAAGGAAGAAGGCGTACGCGACTACTTCCATGTCGCGGTCATCGGATACGGGCACAACCACGTCGGCTCCGCCTTCCAGGGAGCGTTGGCCGGCCGCGACCTCGTTCCACTGAGCGAGGTCGCGAACAACCCGGCCCGGGTGGAGAGCCGTACGAAGAAGGTGCCGGACGGCGCCGGCGGTCTGGTCGAGACGGCCGTGCAGTTCCCGGTGTGGATGGACCCGGTGACCAACGGCGGTACGCCCATGACGCGGGCACTCGGTTACGCGGACTCGCTGGTCGCGAACTGGGTCGAGGCGCACCCCGGGGGCTTCCCGCCGATCGTCCTCAACCTCACCGACGGCGAGTCCACCGACGGCGACCCGACCAGCGCGGCCATCGGCCTCGCCTCGCACGCCACGGCCGACGGCGCGGTGCTCCTGTTCAACCTCCATGTCTCGGGCAGCGGCGGCACCCCGGTCACCTTCCCGGACAGCGAGGAGGGACTGCCGGACACGTACGCGCGCCTGCTGTTCCAGATGTCGAGTGTGCTGCCCAGCCACATGCGCTCCTACGCGGCCTCGCAGGGCCACCGGGTCAGCGAGACGACCCGGGGCTTCGTCTACAACGCCGACATCGTCAACATCGTGGAGTTCCTGGACATCGGCACCCGCGCGACGGAGCTGCGCTGA